Proteins encoded within one genomic window of Oryza glaberrima chromosome 12, OglaRS2, whole genome shotgun sequence:
- the LOC127756629 gene encoding uncharacterized protein LOC127756629 isoform X1, whose amino-acid sequence MNLQTSQCSVQMSMVAPRWAEGGRGAGRSTAASLSHELGHRAALRRIDGQCRSGRRSAVDKMPPNAVHPVVSEDGRWVWPPTRQNHTIPPSLALRLRIRVSQKEIKKKTTEVSFPQHINTRQCPSRSTFIPQHRAHAWCRGGGLMAGKTDIIRDIIGGWVVDETDAALAGLRVAERAYWKEFVDRVLKDTSSIDITASNIAVPTRLPVELQVLIKVMIHQILNTQPGAIPPLAFHWCCNQLLQHLVNSVRTQGQPTVEPNVHGHQRCRGAGWSSGIPERLADRNVSEDGGIGGVDSRRNIREMNGKIRETNASRESPRILKPTGEPNPSTGGIRIQNNRQEQPAEMTIFHPWKNITDRTSAYQLSHIDNLVNHEDDETKRQKEQSVHITLLYEINLINEELFDTVISITGHKHGGTVIKFSYNAVSLARDMELPFAAYGTSPLKPAKLFVPADYPRSSPVYEDGDEQHQGMYSVISGMVDKVFQRALRKLPVPMSIRDMARQWGISVRTVTNGGGTFSSGYGQWESCTDEFASP is encoded by the exons ATGAACCTGCAGACGTCACAGTGTTCAGTGCAGATGTCGATGGTGGCACCGCGATGGGCAGAAGGCGGGCGGGGCGCAGggcgctcgacggcggcgagtctCTCCCACGAGCTAGGTCACCGGGCGGCGCTACGGCGCATCGATGGGCAATGCCGCAGCGGGCGACGGTCGGCCGTCGACAAAATGCCTCCAAATGCTGTACATCCTGTAGTGTCTGAGGATGGTAGGTGGGTTTGGCCACCAACCAGGCAAAACCACACAATTCCCCCATCCTTGGCCTTGCGCTTGCGCATTAGGGTGAgccaaaaagaaattaaaaaaaaaacaactgagGTTTCTTTCCCTCAACACATAAATACCCGACAATGCCCTAGCCGCTCGACGTTCATACCGCAGCATAGAGCACACGCTTGGTGTCGCGGCGGCGGATTGATGGCAGGGAAGACGGATATCATCCGCGATATCATCGGCGGCTGGGTGGTGGACGAGAC AGATGCGGCATTGGCTGGACTTCGTGTGGCAGAGCGTGCCTATTGGAAGGAATTTGTGGACAGAGTATTGAAAGATACCAGCAGCATTGATATAACTGCGTCAAATATAGCTGTTCCCACAAGGCTACCTGTCGAGCTGCAAGTCCTGATCAAGGTTATGATCCACCAGATTCTTAACACTCAGCCTGGAGCAATCCCTCCACTAGCATTTCATTGGTGTTGCAATCAGCTTCTTCAGCATTTGGTGAATTCAGTAAGAACCCAAGGACAGCCAACTGTTGAACCAAATGTACATGGACATCAACGTTGCAGGGGTGCAGGTTGGTCATCGGGGATTCCCGAACGATTGGCCGATCGAAATGTTTCAGAAGATGGAGGTATTGGAGGAGTTGATTCGAGGAGGAACATTAGAGAGATGAATGGTAAAATTAGAGAGACAAATGCAAGTCGTGAGTCACCCCGAATCCTCAAGCCTACTGGTGAGCCAAACCCATCCACTGGTGGCATACGGATTCAGAATAATCGGCAAGAGCAACCTGCAGAAATGACCATTTTCCATCCATGGAAAAACATTACTGATAGAACATCAGCTTATCAGCTAAGCCATATTGACAACTTGGTTAATCATGAAGATGATGAGACAAAGAGGCAGAAAGAACAGAGTGTTCACATCACTCTGTTGTATGAGATCAACCTCATCAACGAAGAGCTTTTCGATACCGTGATCAGTATCACCGGTCACAAACATGGTGGGACAGTGATCAAATTCAGCTACAATGCAGTGTCTCTTGCACGAGACATGGAGCTACCATTTGCAGCATACGGAACGTCTCCTCTCAAGCCGGCGAAGCTATTTGTCCCAGCTGATTATCCTCGAAGCTCCCCGGTGTACGAAGATGGTGATGAACAGCACCAGGGAATGTACAGCGTGATTTCAGGCATGGTTGACAAGGTGTTCCAGCGTGCCCTGCGTAAACTCCCGGTGCCAATGTCGATCAGGGACATGGCCCGGCAGTGGGGCATCTCCGTGCGAACGGTCACCAATGGTGGAGGAACGTTCAGCTCCGGGTATGGCCAGTGGGAGAGTTGCACCGATGAGTTTGCAAGTCCATAG
- the LOC127756629 gene encoding mediator of RNA polymerase II transcription subunit 15a-like isoform X2 codes for MIHQILNTQPGAIPPLAFHWCCNQLLQHLVNSVRTQGQPTVEPNVHGHQRCRGAGWSSGIPERLADRNVSEDGGIGGVDSRRNIREMNGKIRETNASRESPRILKPTGEPNPSTGGIRIQNNRQEQPAEMTIFHPWKNITDRTSAYQLSHIDNLVNHEDDETKRQKEQSVHITLLYEINLINEELFDTVISITGHKHGGTVIKFSYNAVSLARDMELPFAAYGTSPLKPAKLFVPADYPRSSPVYEDGDEQHQGMYSVISGMVDKVFQRALRKLPVPMSIRDMARQWGISVRTVTNGGGTFSSGYGQWESCTDEFASP; via the coding sequence ATGATCCACCAGATTCTTAACACTCAGCCTGGAGCAATCCCTCCACTAGCATTTCATTGGTGTTGCAATCAGCTTCTTCAGCATTTGGTGAATTCAGTAAGAACCCAAGGACAGCCAACTGTTGAACCAAATGTACATGGACATCAACGTTGCAGGGGTGCAGGTTGGTCATCGGGGATTCCCGAACGATTGGCCGATCGAAATGTTTCAGAAGATGGAGGTATTGGAGGAGTTGATTCGAGGAGGAACATTAGAGAGATGAATGGTAAAATTAGAGAGACAAATGCAAGTCGTGAGTCACCCCGAATCCTCAAGCCTACTGGTGAGCCAAACCCATCCACTGGTGGCATACGGATTCAGAATAATCGGCAAGAGCAACCTGCAGAAATGACCATTTTCCATCCATGGAAAAACATTACTGATAGAACATCAGCTTATCAGCTAAGCCATATTGACAACTTGGTTAATCATGAAGATGATGAGACAAAGAGGCAGAAAGAACAGAGTGTTCACATCACTCTGTTGTATGAGATCAACCTCATCAACGAAGAGCTTTTCGATACCGTGATCAGTATCACCGGTCACAAACATGGTGGGACAGTGATCAAATTCAGCTACAATGCAGTGTCTCTTGCACGAGACATGGAGCTACCATTTGCAGCATACGGAACGTCTCCTCTCAAGCCGGCGAAGCTATTTGTCCCAGCTGATTATCCTCGAAGCTCCCCGGTGTACGAAGATGGTGATGAACAGCACCAGGGAATGTACAGCGTGATTTCAGGCATGGTTGACAAGGTGTTCCAGCGTGCCCTGCGTAAACTCCCGGTGCCAATGTCGATCAGGGACATGGCCCGGCAGTGGGGCATCTCCGTGCGAACGGTCACCAATGGTGGAGGAACGTTCAGCTCCGGGTATGGCCAGTGGGAGAGTTGCACCGATGAGTTTGCAAGTCCATAG